A stretch of DNA from Acidobacteriota bacterium:
GGTGCTGGTTCTGGCGGATGAACCGACCAGTGCGCTCGATGCCAACAACCGCGAGACTGCCCTGGATTTAATGCAGAATCTGTGTCGTGAACAAAACACAGCCTTGCTGGTCGTGACCCATGACCAGCAGGTTGCCGCTCGATTTTCACGGATTTGGCAACTGGCCGAGTTAAATCAACTTGAACTCCCCGGAAGAGGTGCGGTTCAGAATTGACAACTCTGGTACACTCAAGGCATTTTCCATCTTTGCTCATTCGAAACCACCAAGAGGTCATTTGTTCATGCATCGCCCGGCTCGCCCCGAAGTCATTCGTTTAGATTTGGTTGGCTTTTCCGCTTCGTTTCTGTGCGCCATTCACTGTGCGGCGCTTCCATTGTTGCTTTCCATTCTGCCATCCCTGGGACTGGCCTGGATTGGGTCGCACTATTTTGGATATGGCATGGTGGCGTTTTCAGCCTTTATGGCCTGGCTGGCATTGCGGCGAGGGCTTGGCATCCATAACCAGTGGTGGCCGATTGTGTTGTCAGTGGTCGGATTTTCAGCGTTGGTGATTGGAGAAGTTTTGCTTGAGGATTTTGAGTCGGTTCATCCCTGGGTGATGGCGTCAGGAGGGTTTATTGTGGCAGGGTCGCATGTACTGAATCAGTACTTCTGCAAGACCTGCCACACCTGCGAGAATCACTAATGCGAACGCCCACAATCATTTATAAGAATCTCCGTCAACGTGCTCTTTCCACAATTCTGACTGCCTGCTCAATTGCGCTTGGTGTCGCGCTCGTCGTGGCGATTACTTCATTGCGCCAACAAGCCCAGGAAAACTTTAATTCCGTCGCGGGATCCTATGAACTGGTCATCGGTGCCAAAGGGTCTCCGCTCCAGCTTGTTTTAAATACGGTCTATCATCTGGATGTGCCGGTTGGGAATATCCCTTATGGCTATTACCAGACATTGAAAAATGACTGGCGCGTTCAATCGGCGATTCCATTGGCATTGGGAGACAACTATCACGGCTTCCGACTGGTTGGCACGGAGCCAGAATACTTCACCCACATGGAGTTGCAGGGGGGAAAGAAGCTCACTTTTGCCGCCGGAAAGTCGTTTGCGGCTGATTATGAAGCTGTTTTGGGGAGTCAAACAGCCCGCCAGACGGGTCTGAAACTTGGTGACAAATTTGTTGCTCGTCACGGAATCGAAGACACCACCATCACTGAAGAACACACCGAACACCCCTGTACGGTGACGGGCATTTTGAATGAAACCGGTACCCCACAGGACCGCGTGATCTTTATCACGATTGGCAGTGTCCACGAATTGCACGTCCCTGATCCTGATAAACCGCTCACCGGGCAGGATTTACTCGAAGCCCTTCAAAAACTGCCAACCGATCAACCTGCCACGACCAAAGAAACTGGTCACGATCATCACGCTGAATCCAGCCCTCAGCCTTCAGCCCCCAGCCCCAAATCCCAGGTTGAACCCGGAACCCAAAACCCGGAACCCGATACTTCCCCAATCAACGAAGTCACCTCAATCATTATCAAGCTCAAATCGCCAGCCTTCATGTTTCAGCTCCATCGTGAAATCAATCGCGGACAGGTGGCACAGGCGGCATTTCCAGCGATTGAAGTCCAAAAGCTGTTCAATATCGTCGGGACAATTGACCGGGTGCTGTTGCTGATTTCAGGGCTGGTGGTGGTGGTGGCTGCTGTGTCAATCCTGGTGGCGATTTACAACTCACTCAACGAACGGCGGCGTGACATTGCAATTATGCGAGCGCTTGGGGCGCATCGGCGGACGATTTTCGGCTGGCTTTTGCTTGAAGCTGCCACGATTTCCGCTCTTGGTGCCGTAACTGGTGCGGTGATTGGACATCTGGTTTTGATGGGATTAAAAGGGTATGCTTACGGCGTGAGTGGATTCCCAATTGAGCCCTGGAAAGTCATTCGCATTGAATTTATTGAGTCTGCCATCGTGCAGCAATTACCCGGCGAAGTTGTGGTCATTCTGGTTGCGACGGTGCTGGGTGCTGTAATGGGATTGCTTCCGGCCATCCTGGCGTATCGAACGAACGTCTCAACCAACTTGGGGGCGTGAAAACCAGGGCTCAGGGCTTGGGGCTGAAGAAGTTGGGCTGGGAATGGTATCTTGTTAGACGACAACAGGTTATCGGTTTCATACTTCATAAATGCCAAATGAGAAAACAGTCAAGCGATTCAACCAAATAAACTTAGCGAACTACTGACTACTGACTACTGACTACAAAGCAGGTGACTATGGCAACTCGCTCGCGATGGATGATTTTCGGAATGGCGCTCGGAATGGCGCTTGGGTTCAATCTCGCACCGATGACGACAATTTCACCAGCCATGGTGAACGCGGCACCTGTGGTGGCTGGCGCGACACC
This window harbors:
- a CDS encoding ABC transporter permease, which produces MRTPTIIYKNLRQRALSTILTACSIALGVALVVAITSLRQQAQENFNSVAGSYELVIGAKGSPLQLVLNTVYHLDVPVGNIPYGYYQTLKNDWRVQSAIPLALGDNYHGFRLVGTEPEYFTHMELQGGKKLTFAAGKSFAADYEAVLGSQTARQTGLKLGDKFVARHGIEDTTITEEHTEHPCTVTGILNETGTPQDRVIFITIGSVHELHVPDPDKPLTGQDLLEALQKLPTDQPATTKETGHDHHAESSPQPSAPSPKSQVEPGTQNPEPDTSPINEVTSIIIKLKSPAFMFQLHREINRGQVAQAAFPAIEVQKLFNIVGTIDRVLLLISGLVVVVAAVSILVAIYNSLNERRRDIAIMRALGAHRRTIFGWLLLEAATISALGAVTGAVIGHLVLMGLKGYAYGVSGFPIEPWKVIRIEFIESAIVQQLPGEVVVILVATVLGAVMGLLPAILAYRTNVSTNLGA
- a CDS encoding MerC domain-containing protein codes for the protein MHRPARPEVIRLDLVGFSASFLCAIHCAALPLLLSILPSLGLAWIGSHYFGYGMVAFSAFMAWLALRRGLGIHNQWWPIVLSVVGFSALVIGEVLLEDFESVHPWVMASGGFIVAGSHVLNQYFCKTCHTCENH